The following coding sequences lie in one Hippoglossus hippoglossus isolate fHipHip1 chromosome 14, fHipHip1.pri, whole genome shotgun sequence genomic window:
- the LOC117774795 gene encoding LOW QUALITY PROTEIN: cornifelin homolog B-like (The sequence of the model RefSeq protein was modified relative to this genomic sequence to represent the inferred CDS: inserted 1 base in 1 codon), giving the protein CPCFACLTTRDYGECLCLPLLDIXWPNPVSMRVSMRQRYGIKGSISEDFGDTTCCSSCVWCHVSREMKRRRTQVLLVGATNT; this is encoded by the exons tGTCCCTGTTTCGCCTGCCTCACCACCAGGGACTACGGAgagtgtctctgtctccccctgctgGACA AGTGGCCTAATCCCGTGTCCATGAGAGTCTCCATGCGGCAGCGGTACGGCATCAAA GGCTCCATCTCTGAGGACTTTGGGGACACGACCTGCTGCTCGTCCTGCGTCTGGTGTCACGTGTccagagagatgaagaggagaagaaccCAGGTCCTTCTGGTCGGAgccacaaacacatga